The genomic region ACTGTTGTCGCGACGATCACCAGCAGATGTGCGTAAACAACTGGCTGCACAACTGAATACATTTACACAACACGCCTGGTATCGAGCAATAACAACAGGGAAAACACATCAGGTTCTTTTTGATTTGGCCAAAAATCGTATTGAGATTCTGACTGAAACGGACAAAGTAAATGATGCGGGTGATTTTATATTTGCACCTATCAAACAATCTTATTTACCAAACTCATTTACCTGGCCATCTACCTATCAGATTAAGCAATTTATTATTGAAGGAGTTGATATGTTAGAAAACTTCGGTAAAACCAACCAATTATGGTTCTTTATTGTCCCGCAAGGACTCGCTCAAGCCGTGATTATTAACATGGTTGACGCCAATGATCTTGTAGGAAAAAAACCACGACAAATCGGTCTTGTTTTAAACCCTTTTTCAGCACAGTTTAAAATATATGATTCATTTCAAAAATAGTTCAGAAAATCATACCGGCTTTACGCTGATCGAAGTGCTTATTGCGCTCGCCATCATGATGATTGTTATGATTCCTGTTTTTATGGCACAAAACAGAATGACAAACACCATTGCTCAATATACATGGCTTTTACAACGCACCCTCATTGCAGACGATTTTTTATACAAATCAAAACGCGCCATTGCACCAGATACGCAGCAAACTGCTGCGGAAAATATGATCTCTAACCCTCCAACAAAAATGCTCTTTAGCATCAACAAAGTTCCTGGAGATTCTATACTTAAAAATTTCAATGATATATACATAGAAAAAGTAAACTTTGAATGGTCAGAAAGCGGCCGCTTACGACATACAGCATTAGGCGGATATGTATATAAACCAAAGAGAAAAAGTTCATGAAACAGGGATTTAATTTAATCGAACTTCTGATTGCCATGGCCATCGGATCAATGCTTGCTATTATCATCACGCAATCATATAGCACCATGAACCAATCGGTACAAATAATAGATAATATTATTGATTTCGATGCAAGAATTGGGATCGTGACTGCACAAATAAAACAGGATATTTCCGGAGCCTGCATACCGCCTCGCGTTCAACAGGAACGTATGAAAAAAATGGAACAAAAAAAACCTGACCAAAAAGAGAATTCAATTAAACCACTTTCGCACATTTTTTATGCAACAGAAAATAATAAACAATTTCAGCTGCTCACCTGCATAACCAATAACCCACTGCAACTGTATTGGAGCTCTTCAATTGGCTCTGCAAAACCGCGCCTTGTACGAGTAGTTTACCGCCTAAAACCTGAACCCCTGAATCGCGTAAAACCATCATTTATTCTCGTTCGACAAGAAGCCACCACTTTAGATTTTGATCTATTTGCCGAAGGTAATGAACAAAAAATTAGGGAATATGAGCTGATTAATAATATTAAAGAAATGTCATGCGAATATCTCACTGCTGTTCAAAAAGAAGAACCAAAACAAGATATACAAAAAAAAGATGCTGCCCCTACTGCGCCACAAACCTCTCAACCGATTGAATATAAATCCTCTTTTTCTTGGAACCAAGAAGAACAGTGGCAAAAAGATACAGGAAATGAGCAACTATTGCTGATCCCTAATATTATTGTTGTCGCCATCACTCTTTGGGATAATCAGCAAAAATCAACCAAATCATATCAATTCCCTATTACCATTATTCCTGATGTGCAACAACTTCCTGCCGTGCAAAAAAATAAAAATGAAAAACCGGCCTCTACTCCAGGAGGAACACCACCTCCAAACAACAATTCTAGCAGAGGAGAAAACAAATGAGACTAACTACTAAATCTTCTGGTTTCATTTTAATTTTCACCTTATCCATCATCACTATCTCAATTTTATTAATTACGTATGTTTCTCAGAGAAGCAGCAGCCATATCTCATTTGCACAACTGTGCATAAACAGAGAACGGGCTTCTACACTCGCATTATCAGGAGTACAACTGGCAATGAGCCAGATCGCCGTTGCTGCACAGGGGACTGAGAAAGCAGCTCCTACAGAAGTTGATCATGCAAAAGAACTGCTCATAACGCTATTTGGATCTTATGGGGAATGGCAAACATTTAAATTGCATGAAAAACAGGATGGCTTTGATGGAGAAATTGGATTTTGCATCACCAGCGAATCCGGCAAAATTGACATTAATGCAATCTATGATTTTGATAAAAAAAAGTTTAAAGGAGAAGGACAACCACAGGGTGATTATAAAAAATATATACAAATGTTGTTCAATATCATACAACCAAAGATTAAAGGCGCACAATTATTTGAAGCGTTTGAAAAATTTTTAAAAGAAAGGCAGTATGAAGTTCAAGACGTTACCGAATTATTGACCTTAAAAGAGTTTGCACCATTCAAACAACATCTGTTTTATAAACCAACAGAGCAGCCTCTCTTTTTGACTGACATTTTTACTGTATGGACAAAAAAAATGACCCTCGACCCATGGCTTCTTTCTCGGTCACTGCGTACAGTATTTAACTTTCAAAATGTATGGGCTCCCGAATGGAAAGAGCGAGAGAATATGAAGGAAAAATTGAAGCAATTTACCGTAAAAACAGATTGGACTGCTAAAACATGGAATAGCATGATGACCCAATTTACCAACATACCTTTTGAAAATTTACCAAAAGAGATGGGAAATATTTGGGATGATACATTTAACCCAGAAATATTCTCCGTGATATCATATGCGAAAATTGGTACAATGACGCAACATGTATTGGCAATTGTACAAAGAAATACATCATTAGGAAAAAATGATGTATCATTTGAAGTTACGATAAAAAAATTATATTGGCTTTGATTGCACAAAGAGGCTACCTTGCGAATGAAACCTGAAACTACCGTTGGCATACTTGTCATAGTCGGTGTTGCTATATTTTTTTATATGGGGTTTAAAATAGACGCATTCCGCTTTGACACTTCCAAATACAACTCTTACATGGTCTATTTTAAAGATGTAGCTGGACTCACCCGTAAAGCAGAAGTAAAAGTTGCCGGCGTAAAAGTTGGTTGGGTTGACACTATTACTCTCGTTAATGACCACAACATGACTGTACACGCACAAGTCAAAGTTCTTAATGAATACAGTTTACACAGCGACGCATATGCGGTAGTTCGTCAAGATGGATTGCTTGGTCCTAAATATTTAGAAATAATTACCGGTGATCCAACATTGCCAATCATTCCTAACGAGGGAGTGCTACAAGAACCAAGTATAGAGCCCGCTTCTATTGATGAACTCTTACTCTCTCTTAAGAAAATAGCCTCTAACGTAGAATCAATCACTGATTCATTCCAAGCCGCAATTGGTGGAGTACAAGGTGAAGAACAACTGAAATCCATCTTTAATAATTTGCATGAAACGACCAACAATCTTACCTCTTTCTCTAATAGTCTCGAACGATCTTTTGCACGTAATGAAGATCATCTAGACTCACTACTACAAATCGGAACGCAGGTACGACGAGTTGCAGATCGACTCGATGATCATGTGCTCCCTTCATTTCAAGATAGTGTAGAAAAAATAGCCACTGTCGTTGATCGTGATTTTGATCGTGTTGCAACACAACTGACTTCTACAGCGCAAGCACTTGAAGATGTTTCAATCCAAGCACGTGATGGCTTTTCAAGCATCACTTCAATTGCAGACAAAATCGACAATGGTACCGGACTTATTGGTAAACTTATTAACGAAGATGAAACATACCGCGATATGAAAGTTGCGGTACAGGGTCTTAAAAATTACTTTGCAAAAATCGATATGCTTGAGATCGTCTTTGATGTGCACGGCGAGACCATGCAACGTCCTGCAGATGGTTGGAAATATGAAGATTCAAAACTATTTTTTGATATGAGAATCCATCCAAACCGAGATCATTTTTACATCCTCCAAATTGCTGGTTCAGAGCGAGGTTATAGAGAAGAAGTACTCAATCTACGGGACTACAGCACTAAAAATGATGAGATGGTAGATACGGAAAGCTTGACGCTCAGTGACCGATCACGACTCCAATTTACCTTCGATCGCAAAGATACGTACTGGCGAAGAAATCAAATCCGTGTGGGTATACAGTTTGGTAAAATATTTAGAGATCTCGCATTTAGATTTGGTTTAATTGAAGGATTTGGTGGTGTGGGTGTCGACTACGACATTCCGTTTGATAACGACAAATTCCGTTGGGTAACATCATTGGAAATTTTTGACATCACCGGCTGGAACCATCGTAGTAAGCGATACTCAAATGTAGAAATTGATGACCGCCGTCCACATCTGAAATGGATCAACAAGATGTACATCCTCAAAAATCTGTATGTGGTATTTGGTGCTGACGACTTTGTTAGTAAAAATAATGCTAATGCGTTCTTTGGAGCTGGTATTAGATTTGGTGATGATGATGTTAAATACCTTCTTCCTTCACTTGGTGGTGCGCGCGGATTTGCAAAAGGCTAATTAAAGTATAAAAAGGCGATCATATGTATGTTGGATTAATTATTACAATCACATCGCTGGTGTACATAATAGTAAATGCAAGCATATGCAGCATTATATTTTCTAAAATAACGAACCTCACCCGCAAACGATCTTTTTTTGGACACTTTTTGTGGTTCAGCATCTTAAGCACAATGATAATTTTCTTTCTCCAATCAATATATGTAAGCCATTTTTGTCGAATTCAAAATTTCGTAAAACATACATTTAATCTAATCCCACCCGACTGGCAGACACTGCACATGTGCCCATTCATAACACACGAGTCCCCTGAAATGATTTCTATGTTCTATTGTGCATCCATTGTATTACAATACCTCATAGTACAGGGCTACTACATTACGCCCGCAATCGCCACAATTGGGATGCTCATGCTGAGTAATTTCATTGCGTGTCTGATGAAATACGGGTTATTGATTATTTTCCAAAATAACGGTACGTACTAGAAAAAAATAAGGAAAAATAATGAAAGCAAAAATAGCACATACCAATCGTACTACACAATATCCAATTAATGAGCTCATTCTT from Candidatus Babeliales bacterium harbors:
- a CDS encoding prepilin-type N-terminal cleavage/methylation domain-containing protein, giving the protein MIHFKNSSENHTGFTLIEVLIALAIMMIVMIPVFMAQNRMTNTIAQYTWLLQRTLIADDFLYKSKRAIAPDTQQTAAENMISNPPTKMLFSINKVPGDSILKNFNDIYIEKVNFEWSESGRLRHTALGGYVYKPKRKSS
- a CDS encoding prepilin-type N-terminal cleavage/methylation domain-containing protein, encoding MKQGFNLIELLIAMAIGSMLAIIITQSYSTMNQSVQIIDNIIDFDARIGIVTAQIKQDISGACIPPRVQQERMKKMEQKKPDQKENSIKPLSHIFYATENNKQFQLLTCITNNPLQLYWSSSIGSAKPRLVRVVYRLKPEPLNRVKPSFILVRQEATTLDFDLFAEGNEQKIREYELINNIKEMSCEYLTAVQKEEPKQDIQKKDAAPTAPQTSQPIEYKSSFSWNQEEQWQKDTGNEQLLLIPNIIVVAITLWDNQQKSTKSYQFPITIIPDVQQLPAVQKNKNEKPASTPGGTPPPNNNSSRGENK
- a CDS encoding MlaD family protein gives rise to the protein MKPETTVGILVIVGVAIFFYMGFKIDAFRFDTSKYNSYMVYFKDVAGLTRKAEVKVAGVKVGWVDTITLVNDHNMTVHAQVKVLNEYSLHSDAYAVVRQDGLLGPKYLEIITGDPTLPIIPNEGVLQEPSIEPASIDELLLSLKKIASNVESITDSFQAAIGGVQGEEQLKSIFNNLHETTNNLTSFSNSLERSFARNEDHLDSLLQIGTQVRRVADRLDDHVLPSFQDSVEKIATVVDRDFDRVATQLTSTAQALEDVSIQARDGFSSITSIADKIDNGTGLIGKLINEDETYRDMKVAVQGLKNYFAKIDMLEIVFDVHGETMQRPADGWKYEDSKLFFDMRIHPNRDHFYILQIAGSERGYREEVLNLRDYSTKNDEMVDTESLTLSDRSRLQFTFDRKDTYWRRNQIRVGIQFGKIFRDLAFRFGLIEGFGGVGVDYDIPFDNDKFRWVTSLEIFDITGWNHRSKRYSNVEIDDRRPHLKWINKMYILKNLYVVFGADDFVSKNNANAFFGAGIRFGDDDVKYLLPSLGGARGFAKG